In Ectothiorhodospiraceae bacterium 2226, a single window of DNA contains:
- a CDS encoding RHS domain-containing protein — MSATYNLGDQLQTNGDSSYAYDANGRLKERTTAGVTTRYHYSSLGRLERVETPDKLIEYRHNAYGNRVAKLVDGEVVERYLWLDLTTLLAIYDGDGNLKQRYEYTVGHTPTRFTEEGEVYYILTDHLGSPRYITDAQGSVVKSVDFDAYGNVLHDSNPSFRLPFGFAGGLYDSDTGLIRFGYRDFDPDTGRWTARDPIGFAGGDTNLYGYVLGDPVNFIDPDGMLFRGSMRSPGKRPRVKRCRLVEWELRLQSQVERQRPSLAPRRSAAVLTCVSPGRLGR; from the coding sequence GTGAGCGCCACCTACAACCTCGGCGACCAACTGCAAACCAACGGCGACAGCAGCTACGCCTACGACGCCAACGGCCGCCTCAAGGAGCGCACCACGGCAGGCGTCACCACCCGCTACCACTACAGCAGCCTCGGCCGCCTGGAGCGGGTGGAGACCCCCGACAAGCTCATCGAGTACCGCCACAACGCCTACGGCAACCGGGTGGCCAAGCTGGTGGACGGGGAGGTGGTGGAGCGCTACCTGTGGCTGGATCTAACCACCCTGCTGGCGATCTACGACGGCGACGGCAATCTGAAGCAGCGCTACGAATACACCGTAGGCCACACCCCGACCCGCTTCACCGAGGAAGGGGAGGTCTACTATATCCTCACCGACCACCTGGGCAGCCCGCGGTACATCACCGACGCCCAAGGCAGCGTGGTCAAGTCCGTCGACTTCGACGCCTACGGTAACGTCCTCCACGACAGCAACCCGAGCTTCAGGTTACCCTTTGGCTTTGCGGGCGGGCTGTACGACTCCGACACCGGCCTCATCCGCTTTGGCTACAGGGATTTCGACCCCGACACCGGCCGCTGGACGGCGCGGGATCCGATTGGGTTTGCGGGTGGGGATACGAATCTTTATGGGTATGTGTTGGGGGATCCGGTCAACTTCATCGATCCTGATGGGATGCTTTTTCGGGGCTCCATGCGCTCTCCCGGGAAACGACCACGCGTCAAGCGATGCAGGCTGGTGGAATGGGAACTGCGGCTGCAGTCACAGGTGGAGCGGCAGCGGCCGTCACTGGCGCCACGGCGGTCGGCGGCGGTGCTTACATGTGTGTCCCCAGGGCGGTTAGGACGGTGA
- a CDS encoding sel1 repeat family protein — MEKELKDAADCYGRGDYRAAYERYRLLAEAGHAESQVFVGWMLFNGIGTEHSHEGASYWFQRAASLGSPRGAFYYGRFLTSQGEHVDALEWYRIAANKHDTPALFRLGYSLARGKGAAIDLDAGYRYLIAASKNGHVFAIREIAIQDAKGGRGMVRRMISPFVYAYAVSLGLLLALRDRFSERLLA; from the coding sequence ATGGAAAAAGAGCTTAAGGACGCTGCAGATTGCTACGGGCGCGGCGATTACCGTGCGGCGTACGAACGCTACCGATTGCTTGCCGAAGCGGGTCATGCTGAAAGTCAGGTATTCGTGGGTTGGATGCTCTTTAATGGGATTGGTACAGAACACTCACATGAAGGCGCTTCCTATTGGTTTCAACGAGCCGCATCGCTGGGCTCACCGCGTGGAGCTTTCTATTACGGAAGGTTTCTTACAAGTCAAGGGGAACATGTAGATGCCTTGGAGTGGTATAGAATAGCGGCAAACAAGCACGATACTCCCGCTCTCTTTCGCCTAGGATACTCGCTGGCGAGAGGTAAGGGAGCAGCTATTGACCTTGATGCTGGATATAGGTATTTGATTGCTGCATCCAAGAATGGGCATGTATTCGCCATACGGGAAATCGCTATCCAGGATGCGAAGGGCGGTCGTGGGATGGTCCGCCGAATGATCAGTCCTTTTGTCTACGCATACGCTGTTTCACTGGGTTTGCTTCTTGCTCTTCGGGACCGTTTCTCGGAAAGGCTGCTGGCGTAG
- a CDS encoding RHS repeat protein, with translation MAEVATPDDRSTHYEYDALGRITRITYPDGHSTVSSYDANGNQTTIVVPTPAEHAFAYTGVDRLRESVAPLSEPTRYTYDRDRRLTAIELPSGQRIEHSYAQGRLARTDTPEGIVEYDYLCGGRLSQVREGLESLGYTWDGNLLTELHYQGELNESIHYAYDNQFRINQLSYAGAGSSVSYDADGLLTGIHGFSILRHPEHGLPTQVSDAALSQTRAYNAYGEPSALAYSLGTAERFAYQLERNAMGQITARTETLPDGSTRQYEYGYDARSRLSTVHRDGVLVEAYQYDANGNRSVYTSALRGRHGVSATYNLGDQLQTSGDSSYAYDANGRLAERTTAGVTTRYHYSSLGRLERVETPDKLIEPSATAWPSSWMARWWSATCGWI, from the coding sequence ATGGCGGAGGTCGCCACGCCGGATGATCGTAGCACTCACTACGAGTACGACGCCCTGGGCCGGATTACACGCATCACCTATCCGGACGGCCACAGTACCGTCAGCAGTTATGACGCGAACGGCAACCAAACGACGATCGTCGTTCCCACCCCGGCCGAGCACGCGTTCGCCTACACCGGCGTGGATCGGCTCCGGGAGAGCGTCGCCCCGCTTAGCGAGCCCACCCGCTACACGTACGACCGCGACCGCCGCCTCACCGCCATCGAGCTGCCCTCCGGCCAGCGGATCGAGCACAGCTACGCGCAGGGCCGCCTCGCGCGCACCGACACCCCCGAGGGGATTGTCGAGTACGACTACCTGTGCGGCGGTCGCCTGAGCCAGGTGCGGGAGGGCCTCGAGAGCCTCGGCTACACCTGGGACGGCAACCTGTTGACCGAGCTGCACTACCAGGGCGAGCTGAACGAGAGCATCCACTACGCCTACGACAACCAGTTCCGGATCAATCAGCTCAGCTACGCCGGCGCCGGAAGCAGCGTCAGCTACGACGCCGACGGCCTGCTGACCGGTATCCACGGGTTCAGCATCCTGCGCCATCCCGAGCACGGCCTGCCCACCCAGGTCAGCGATGCGGCGCTCAGCCAGACGCGCGCCTACAACGCCTACGGGGAGCCCTCAGCCCTCGCCTATAGCCTCGGCACGGCAGAGCGCTTCGCCTATCAGCTCGAGCGCAATGCCATGGGCCAGATCACCGCCCGCACGGAGACCCTGCCCGACGGCAGCACGCGCCAGTACGAGTACGGCTACGACGCGCGTAGCCGCCTGAGCACCGTGCACCGCGACGGCGTGCTGGTGGAGGCCTACCAGTACGACGCCAACGGCAACCGCAGCGTCTACACCAGCGCCCTGCGCGGCCGCCACGGCGTGAGCGCCACCTACAACCTCGGCGACCAGCTGCAAACCAGCGGCGACAGCAGCTACGCCTACGACGCCAACGGCCGACTCGCCGAGCGCACCACGGCAGGCGTCACCACCCGCTACCACTACAGCAGCCTCGGCCGCCTGGAGCGCGTCGAGACGCCCGACAAGCTCATCGAGCCTTCGGCAACCGCGTGGCCAAGCTCGTGGATGGCGAGGTGGTGGAGCGCTACCTGTGGCTGGATCTAA
- a CDS encoding SIMPL domain-containing protein (The SIMPL domain is named for its presence in mouse protein SIMPL (signalling molecule that associates with mouse pelle-like kinase). Bacterial member BP26, from Brucella, was shown to assemble into a channel-like structure, while YggE from E. coli has been associated with resistance to oxidative stress.), translated as MKRLTVDWIIVLSLMAFCAVPLAAWAEAQREPPAIAVQGEGTVAARPDRVTIDVAVVSQAAQADEALSRNTRAMREVMTVLSRHGVQERDTQTRQFAVTPVYEYEETRRRQRLAGFQVTNQLRVRSDDLDGVGALLDSLVAAGANRIEGITFDVKDASALLDEARRQAIADARRRAEVYAEAASVAVGPLLSVDEAAGAVPFAGQRLAMAAEAAVPVAPGELQLRVAVTVRYGVAEAAAEGGAPPAR; from the coding sequence ATGAAGCGACTCACCGTGGATTGGATCATCGTCCTGAGCCTCATGGCGTTCTGCGCCGTTCCTCTCGCAGCCTGGGCGGAGGCGCAGCGCGAGCCACCGGCGATTGCGGTGCAAGGCGAGGGCACAGTGGCGGCACGGCCGGATCGCGTGACGATAGATGTGGCCGTGGTGAGCCAGGCGGCGCAGGCGGACGAGGCCCTGTCGCGCAACACACGCGCGATGCGCGAGGTGATGACGGTGCTATCACGCCATGGCGTGCAGGAGCGCGATACGCAGACCCGCCAGTTCGCGGTCACCCCTGTCTACGAGTACGAGGAGACGCGCCGCCGTCAGCGCCTGGCCGGCTTTCAGGTCACCAACCAGCTGCGTGTACGCAGCGATGACCTCGACGGCGTGGGTGCCTTGCTCGATAGCTTGGTCGCGGCGGGCGCGAACCGCATCGAGGGCATTACCTTCGATGTGAAGGACGCCTCGGCGCTGTTGGACGAGGCGCGCCGGCAAGCCATTGCCGATGCGCGGCGGCGCGCCGAGGTTTACGCCGAGGCCGCCAGCGTGGCGGTGGGGCCGCTGTTGTCGGTCGACGAGGCGGCGGGTGCCGTGCCGTTCGCCGGCCAGCGCCTCGCGATGGCCGCCGAGGCCGCCGTCCCGGTGGCTCCGGGCGAGCTGCAGCTGCGCGTCGCGGTGACTGTGCGCTACGGCGTGGCGGAGGCAGCGGCGGAGGGGGGTGCACCGCCCGCGCGATAG
- a CDS encoding RHS repeat-associated core domain-containing protein — MGSPRVITDAQGDVVKTLDYDAYGNVLHDSNPGFRLPFGFAGGLYDTDTGLIRFGYRDFDPDTGRWTARDPIGFAGGDTNLYGYVLGDPVNLIDPDGLQGIPNPNGIVPGGPWTPAGPGQPAGAFYGPPRPAGGKQLCQWVPPGGPSASIGYWKVNEPGVKGWQRYNQEGKPITPEQAHPGRGSRRGGGGGGGGGFDGPGTPGNWLDKLNPNH, encoded by the coding sequence CTGGGGAGCCCGCGGGTGATCACCGACGCCCAAGGCGATGTGGTCAAGACCCTCGACTACGACGCCTACGGCAACGTCCTCCACGACAGCAACCCGGGCTTCAGGTTACCCTTCGGCTTTGCCGGCGGGCTGTATGACACGGACACCGGCCTCATCCGCTTCGGCTACAGGGATTTCGACCCCGACACCGGCCGCTGGACGGCGCGGGATCCGATTGGGTTTGCGGGTGGGGATACGAATCTGTATGGGTATGTGCTCGGTGATCCCGTTAACCTCATCGATCCCGATGGATTGCAGGGAATACCCAATCCGAACGGTATCGTACCGGGAGGGCCCTGGACACCTGCAGGCCCTGGCCAGCCGGCCGGCGCATTCTATGGACCGCCACGACCTGCGGGCGGCAAGCAACTTTGTCAATGGGTACCACCCGGTGGTCCGTCTGCCTCGATTGGCTATTGGAAAGTCAATGAGCCCGGTGTCAAAGGGTGGCAACGCTACAATCAGGAAGGAAAGCCGATCACGCCGGAGCAAGCTCATCCAGGACGAGGGAGCAGGCGTGGGGGTGGCGGAGGCGGGGGCGGAGGCTTCGACGGACCTGGAACTCCAGGTAACTGGCTGGACAAGCTGAATCCGAACCACTGA
- the mltF gene encoding membrane-bound lytic murein transglycosylase MltF, which yields MALGATLAIGGGCQQPELNTLDKVVELGEVVVVTRPGATTYYLGPDGETGLEFDLAQGFAEFLGVGVRIITAHSIDEMFDAVTQGHAHFAAGGVAITEARRQRARFGPPYQDVTQQVVYRFGSDRPTGLEALNGGRFQIASASAHAERVASMQNDYPDLAWEYADGPAEELLARVWTREADYTVAHSHLVAVQQRYFPELRVAFDLEGTQSLAWAFPHSKDASLYQAAERYFAEIKENGQLARLLEKHYGHLREFDYVGTRVFMRHIEERLPHYRAWFEEAAEANGLDWRLLAAMAYQESHWNPRAVSPTGVRGIMMLTQATARDLGLDQRTDPQQSIDGGARYFRHLWDRMPSEIPEPDRMWMAVAAYNIGAGHVAGVRHITTLRGGNPNSWADVKENLPLLQQREWYQQTRNGYARGNEAFVYVENIRSYYDILLWTMDREPHLVRGPRPQVVAAQ from the coding sequence TTGGCACTGGGGGCGACGCTAGCCATCGGGGGGGGCTGCCAGCAACCGGAGCTGAATACCCTCGATAAGGTGGTCGAGCTGGGCGAGGTGGTGGTGGTGACCCGACCGGGCGCCACCACGTACTACCTCGGACCGGATGGAGAGACCGGGCTGGAATTCGACCTCGCGCAGGGATTTGCGGAGTTTCTGGGCGTCGGTGTGCGCATCATTACCGCGCACAGCATCGACGAGATGTTCGACGCCGTCACCCAGGGGCATGCCCACTTCGCCGCGGGCGGGGTCGCCATTACGGAGGCGCGCCGCCAGCGCGCGCGCTTCGGCCCACCCTATCAGGACGTCACGCAGCAAGTCGTCTACCGCTTCGGGTCGGACCGCCCCACCGGGCTCGAGGCCTTGAACGGCGGCCGCTTCCAGATCGCCAGCGCGAGCGCGCACGCCGAGCGGGTCGCGTCGATGCAAAACGACTACCCCGACCTCGCTTGGGAGTATGCCGACGGCCCGGCCGAGGAACTCCTGGCGCGGGTATGGACGCGCGAAGCGGACTACACGGTCGCGCATTCGCACCTCGTCGCCGTACAGCAGCGCTACTTCCCCGAGCTGCGGGTCGCCTTCGACCTCGAGGGCACGCAGTCGCTGGCCTGGGCGTTCCCGCATAGCAAGGACGCGAGCCTCTACCAGGCCGCCGAGCGCTACTTCGCCGAGATCAAGGAGAACGGCCAACTCGCGCGCCTGCTGGAGAAGCATTACGGCCACCTGCGCGAGTTCGACTACGTGGGGACCCGCGTCTTCATGCGCCACATCGAAGAGCGCCTGCCCCACTATCGCGCGTGGTTCGAAGAGGCCGCCGAGGCCAACGGCCTCGACTGGCGCCTGCTGGCGGCGATGGCCTATCAGGAATCGCACTGGAATCCGCGCGCCGTCTCCCCCACCGGCGTGCGCGGCATCATGATGCTCACGCAAGCCACCGCGCGCGACCTGGGCCTCGACCAGCGCACCGATCCCCAGCAGAGCATCGACGGCGGCGCGCGCTACTTCCGCCACCTATGGGATCGCATGCCGTCTGAGATCCCCGAACCCGATCGCATGTGGATGGCCGTCGCCGCTTACAACATCGGGGCCGGGCACGTCGCCGGCGTGCGCCACATCACCACGCTGCGCGGCGGCAACCCCAACTCCTGGGCGGACGTGAAAGAGAACCTGCCCCTGCTGCAGCAGCGCGAGTGGTACCAGCAAACCCGTAACGGCTACGCGCGCGGCAACGAGGCCTTCGTGTACGTGGAGAACATCCGCAGCTACTACGACATCCTGCTGTGGACCATGGACCGCGAACCCCACCTCGTGCGCGGGCCGCGCCCGCAGGTCGTCGCCGCCCAATAG
- a CDS encoding RHS domain-containing protein: protein MDRLRESVAPLSEPTRYTYDRDRRLTAIELPSGQRIEHSYAQGRLARTDTPEGIVEYDYLCGGRLSQVREGLESLGYTWDGNLLTELHYQGELNESIHYAYDNQFRINQLSYAGAGSSVSYDADGLLTGIHGFSILRHPEHGLPTQVSDAALSQTRAYNAYGEPSALAYSLGTAERFAYQLERNAKGQITARTETLPDGSTRQYEYGYDARSRLSTVHRDGVLVEAYQYDANGNRSVYTSALRGRHGVSATYNLGDQLQTSGDSSYAYDANGQLAERTTAGVTTRYHYSSLGRLERVETPDKLIEYRHNAYGNRVAKLVNGEVVERYLWLDLTTLLAIYDGDGNLKQRYEYTVGHTPTRFTQDGEVYYILTDHLGSPRYITDAQGDVVKAIEYDAYGNVLHDSNPAFRLPFGFAGGLYDTDTGLIRFGYRDYDPDTGRWTARDPIGFAGGDTNLYGYVLGDPATLRDPFGLAPSWVGPTAVVVSATGGALVVAGVASGNPVVGGAGLVLVAVGGGLLFWDAATTPMEQVESIKNSESMKEIEQNLRGIQDLIDGRSRNERDGSC from the coding sequence GTGGATCGGCTCCGGGAGAGCGTCGCCCCGCTTAGCGAGCCCACCCGCTACACGTACGACCGCGACCGCCGCCTCACCGCCATCGAGCTGCCCTCCGGCCAGCGGATCGAGCACAGCTACGCGCAGGGCCGCCTCGCGCGCACCGACACCCCCGAGGGGATTGTCGAGTACGACTACCTGTGCGGCGGTCGCCTGAGCCAGGTGCGGGAGGGCCTCGAGAGCCTCGGCTACACCTGGGACGGCAACCTGTTGACCGAGCTGCACTACCAGGGCGAGCTGAACGAGAGCATCCACTACGCCTACGACAACCAGTTCCGGATCAATCAGCTCAGCTACGCCGGCGCCGGAAGCAGCGTCAGCTACGACGCCGACGGCCTGCTGACCGGTATCCACGGGTTCAGCATCCTGCGCCATCCCGAGCACGGCCTGCCCACCCAGGTCAGCGATGCGGCGCTCAGCCAGACGCGCGCCTACAACGCCTACGGGGAGCCCTCAGCCCTCGCCTATAGCCTCGGCACGGCAGAGCGCTTCGCCTATCAGCTCGAGCGCAATGCCAAGGGCCAGATCACCGCCCGCACGGAGACCCTGCCCGACGGCAGCACGCGCCAGTACGAGTACGGCTACGACGCGCGTAGCCGCCTGAGCACCGTGCACCGCGACGGCGTGCTGGTGGAGGCCTACCAGTACGACGCCAACGGCAACCGCAGCGTCTACACCAGCGCCCTGCGCGGCCGCCACGGCGTGAGCGCCACCTACAACCTCGGCGACCAACTGCAAACCAGCGGCGACAGCAGCTACGCCTACGACGCCAACGGCCAACTCGCCGAGCGCACCACGGCAGGCGTCACTACCCGCTACCACTACAGCAGCCTCGGCCGCCTGGAGCGCGTCGAGACGCCCGACAAGCTCATCGAGTACCGCCACAACGCCTACGGCAACCGGGTGGCGAAGCTCGTGAACGGCGAGGTGGTGGAGCGCTACCTGTGGCTGGATCTAACCACACTGCTGGCGATCTACGACGGCGACGGCAATCTGAAGCAGCGCTACGAATACACCGTAGGCCACACGCCCACCCGCTTCACCCAGGACGGGGAGGTCTACTACATCCTCACCGATCACCTCGGCAGCCCGCGGTACATCACCGACGCCCAAGGCGATGTGGTCAAGGCGATCGAATATGATGCCTACGGCAACGTCCTCCACGACAGCAATCCCGCGTTCAGGTTACCCTTTGGTTTCGCGGGCGGGCTGTATGACACGGACACCGGCCTCATCCGCTTCGGGTACCGGGATTATGATCCGGACACCGGCCGGTGGACGGCGCGGGATCCGATCGGGTTTGCGGGTGGGGATACGAATCTGTATGGGTATGTGCTCGGTGACCCCGCCACCTTGCGAGATCCCTTCGGTCTTGCGCCGAGCTGGGTTGGGCCGACTGCCGTTGTGGTTAGTGCGACCGGGGGTGCCCTCGTCGTCGCAGGAGTCGCGAGTGGGAATCCCGTTGTGGGAGGAGCGGGACTCGTGCTTGTGGCGGTAGGAGGAGGATTGCTTTTCTGGGATGCTGCGACGACCCCGATGGAACAGGTGGAGTCGATCAAGAACAGCGAAAGCATGAAGGAGATTGAACAGAATTTAAGGGGGATACAAGATCTAATCGATGGTCGATCCCGGAATGAGCGGGATGGTTCCTGTTGA